One Thermicanus aegyptius DSM 12793 DNA segment encodes these proteins:
- a CDS encoding histidine kinase encodes MESIWTKEILDQFPEGVIVMDQHRVILYINRIAKEQMGWKEGEKVPHCSYCEMREVLPGEERCILMHDHALPVFESHMPTYEGKHSFFQMSTKKILLNGTAGYILIIRDPLRIAEEQTKKMEHTLVKETILAQERERKRIARLLHDEIGQTIYSAVLGLQGIERHECDPAMKKHARKLTTGLEEALERIRRISRTLRPLPSDAFDLHEAVLRAAEDWREMEGIAIHLHLPPRKLSLSHEASLHLYRVLQEAVLNAVRHGKAKQIDLLLEPRQTRLFFQVRDDGRGFKVEECKEGVGRYHMKERIEMMGGEIKWFSKIGGPTVVEGYIPLQGGGSS; translated from the coding sequence ATGGAAAGCATATGGACAAAAGAGATCCTAGACCAGTTCCCTGAGGGCGTCATCGTGATGGATCAACATCGGGTGATCCTCTACATCAACCGGATTGCCAAGGAACAGATGGGGTGGAAGGAAGGGGAGAAGGTCCCCCACTGTTCCTATTGTGAGATGCGAGAGGTGCTGCCTGGAGAGGAACGCTGCATTCTTATGCATGACCATGCCCTTCCTGTCTTCGAATCCCATATGCCTACCTATGAAGGAAAACATAGTTTTTTTCAAATGAGCACCAAAAAGATCCTCCTGAACGGGACGGCAGGGTACATCCTGATCATCCGGGATCCCCTCCGCATCGCGGAGGAACAGACGAAAAAAATGGAGCACACCTTGGTCAAGGAGACGATACTCGCCCAGGAAAGGGAACGGAAGCGAATTGCCAGGCTGCTCCATGACGAGATCGGACAAACCATTTACAGCGCCGTTTTAGGCCTTCAAGGGATTGAACGCCACGAATGCGATCCAGCCATGAAAAAACACGCCCGGAAACTAACAACCGGTTTGGAAGAGGCGTTAGAGCGCATTCGCCGGATTTCGAGAACCCTTCGCCCCCTTCCTTCGGATGCCTTTGATCTACATGAGGCGGTTTTAAGGGCGGCGGAAGATTGGCGGGAGATGGAAGGGATAGCGATTCATCTTCATCTCCCTCCCCGGAAACTCTCCCTTTCCCATGAAGCGAGCCTCCACCTTTACCGGGTGCTGCAAGAGGCGGTGTTAAATGCGGTCCGCCATGGGAAGGCGAAACAGATTGATCTTCTCCTGGAGCCAAGGCAAACCCGGCTCTTTTTCCAAGTGCGGGATGACGGAAGAGGGTTTAAGGTAGAAGAATGCAAAGAAGGGGTGGGGAGATATCATATGAAAGAGAGGATTGAAATGATGGGAGGAGAGATCAAATGGTTTAGCAAAATCGGAGGGCCGACCGTCGTAGAAGGATATATTCCACTTCAAGGAGGGGGAAGTTCGTGA